A stretch of the Ensifer sp. PDNC004 genome encodes the following:
- a CDS encoding TlpA disulfide reductase family protein, translating into MPDQKKSPPAVKLFALAALFGVIVGAAAVYVKETGSGNGETAETAAASCPLTSAKVASLTPFMKGQVAAMSPASAPRPIALDFNGPDGKPTNVSAFAGKTLLVNLWATWCVPCREEMPALNALQKSLGSDKFEVVAINIDVGDDEKPKAFLDETAVHALGYYRDASMGVFNNMKKEGLAFGLPATLLLDDKGCLIGSMNGPAAWDSDDAKALISAALAPAAGS; encoded by the coding sequence ATGCCCGACCAGAAGAAATCCCCCCCGGCCGTGAAACTGTTCGCGCTCGCCGCCCTGTTCGGCGTGATCGTCGGTGCGGCAGCGGTATACGTGAAGGAGACCGGGTCTGGCAATGGCGAGACGGCCGAAACGGCTGCAGCCAGCTGCCCGCTGACCTCGGCCAAGGTCGCCTCGCTGACGCCCTTCATGAAGGGGCAGGTCGCCGCGATGTCGCCGGCGTCGGCACCGCGGCCGATCGCGCTAGACTTCAATGGCCCGGACGGCAAGCCGACCAATGTCTCGGCCTTTGCCGGCAAAACGCTGCTCGTCAATCTCTGGGCCACCTGGTGTGTTCCCTGCCGCGAAGAAATGCCCGCCTTGAACGCCCTGCAGAAGTCGCTCGGCAGCGACAAGTTCGAAGTGGTGGCGATCAATATCGATGTCGGCGACGACGAGAAGCCGAAGGCTTTCCTCGACGAGACCGCCGTGCACGCGCTTGGCTATTACCGCGACGCTTCGATGGGCGTGTTCAACAACATGAAGAAGGAAGGGCTGGCTTTCGGCCTGCCGGCAACCCTGTTGCTCGACGACAAGGGCTGCCTGATCGGCTCGATGAATGGCCCGGCCGCCTGGGACAGCGACGATGCCAAGGCGCTGATCAGCGCTGCGCTTGCCCCGGCTGCGGGAAGCTGA
- a CDS encoding 3-hydroxybutyryl-CoA dehydrogenase encodes MIKTVGIIGAGQMGCGIAHVSAIAGYKVQIYDLAAERIEAGLATVNGNLARQVSSGKMTDEARKAALALIKGSSDINDLSQADLVIEAVTEDETIKRKIYGQVCPILKPEAILATNTSSLSITRLASATDRPEHFMGIHFMNPVPVMKLVELVRGIATDEQTFKTAKEFVATLDKTVTVAEDFPAFIVNRILLPMINEAIYTLYEGVGSVEAIDTAMKLGANHPMGPLQLADFIGLDTCLSIMQVLYDGLADSKYRPCPLLVKYVEAGWLGRKSGRGFYDYRGEVPVPTR; translated from the coding sequence ATGATCAAGACGGTCGGAATTATTGGTGCCGGGCAAATGGGCTGTGGCATCGCACATGTTTCGGCAATCGCCGGATACAAGGTACAGATCTATGATCTGGCCGCCGAGCGGATCGAAGCAGGCCTTGCCACCGTCAACGGCAACCTTGCCCGTCAGGTCTCCTCCGGCAAGATGACCGACGAGGCCCGCAAGGCGGCACTTGCCCTGATCAAGGGCTCTTCCGACATCAACGACCTGTCGCAGGCCGATCTGGTGATCGAAGCCGTCACCGAAGACGAGACGATCAAGCGCAAGATCTATGGCCAGGTTTGTCCGATCCTGAAGCCGGAAGCGATTCTCGCGACGAATACCTCGTCGCTGTCGATCACCCGCCTCGCCTCCGCCACCGATCGCCCCGAGCACTTCATGGGCATCCACTTCATGAACCCGGTTCCGGTCATGAAGCTGGTCGAGCTCGTGCGCGGCATCGCCACCGACGAGCAGACCTTCAAGACCGCCAAGGAATTCGTCGCGACGCTCGACAAGACCGTGACGGTCGCCGAAGACTTCCCGGCCTTCATCGTCAACCGCATCCTTTTGCCGATGATCAACGAGGCGATCTACACGCTGTACGAAGGCGTCGGCAGCGTCGAGGCGATCGACACCGCCATGAAGCTCGGCGCCAACCATCCGATGGGCCCGCTCCAGCTTGCCGACTTCATCGGCCTCGACACCTGCCTCTCGATCATGCAGGTGCTCTATGATGGCCTGGCAGATTCGAAGTACCGCCCCTGCCCGCTGCTGGTAAAATATGTCGAAGCAGGCTGGCTCGGCCGCAAGTCCGGGCGCGGCTTCTACGACTATCGCGGCGAAGTGCCGGTTCCCACCCGCTAA